A window of the Bacteroides thetaiotaomicron VPI-5482 genome harbors these coding sequences:
- a CDS encoding DUF3873 domain-containing protein, with protein sequence MATKMNENGVSTCKTGEKYEKFQMTVGRKRRTFYHYDYRDTADNELFSCVKPTLEECRRQCNEWLKKKEDKK encoded by the coding sequence ATGGCAACAAAAATGAACGAGAACGGAGTTTCAACCTGCAAGACGGGTGAGAAATATGAAAAATTCCAAATGACCGTAGGACGGAAAAGGCGCACGTTCTATCACTATGATTATAGGGATACGGCAGACAACGAACTTTTCTCCTGTGTGAAGCCCACATTGGAAGAGTGCAGGCGACAATGCAACGAGTGGCTTAAAAAGAAAGAGGACAAGAAATAA
- the rsmI gene encoding 16S rRNA (cytidine(1402)-2'-O)-methyltransferase, translated as MGKLYVVPTPVGNLEDMTFRAIRVLKEVDLILAEDTRTSGILLKHFEIKNAMQSHHKFNEHKTVESVVNRIKAGETVALISDAGTPGISDPGFLVVRECVRNGIEVQCLPGATAFVPALVASGLPNEKFCFEGFLPQKKGRQTRLKALAEEHRTMVFYESPHRLLKTLTQFAEYFGTERQATVSREISKLHEETVRGSLAELIEHFTATEPRGEIVIVLAGIDD; from the coding sequence ATGGGAAAGTTATATGTAGTACCTACGCCGGTAGGAAATCTAGAGGACATGACCTTTCGGGCAATCAGGGTGCTGAAAGAGGTCGATCTGATTTTGGCAGAGGATACACGTACTTCCGGTATTTTGCTGAAACACTTTGAAATAAAGAATGCAATGCAATCTCATCACAAATTTAATGAACATAAAACGGTGGAAAGTGTTGTTAATAGAATAAAGGCAGGTGAAACCGTGGCATTGATTTCGGATGCCGGAACACCCGGGATTTCTGATCCGGGATTTTTGGTAGTCCGCGAATGTGTGCGCAACGGTATCGAAGTGCAATGTTTGCCGGGAGCGACAGCTTTTGTTCCGGCATTGGTAGCATCGGGACTGCCGAATGAAAAGTTCTGCTTCGAAGGGTTCCTCCCTCAGAAGAAAGGACGACAGACACGACTGAAGGCATTGGCAGAAGAACATCGTACTATGGTGTTTTATGAATCGCCTCACCGCTTGTTGAAAACGTTGACACAGTTTGCCGAATATTTCGGCACTGAACGTCAGGCAACCGTGTCTCGCGAAATTTCCAAACTCCACGAAGAAACCGTTCGGGGAAGTTTGGCGGAATTGATAGAACACTTTACCGCTACCGAGCCCCGGGGCGAGATTGTGATAGTATTAGCAGGAATAGACGATTAA
- a CDS encoding conjugal transfer protein TraO, protein MKRVSVIICMFLYFVLTDKAHAQRCLPGTKGLRITAGMTDGFHTADKRNELGYHFGMGMDRYVNGCHKWVFSGEYLQKYYPYKDIRVPVSQFTAEGGYYYNFLSDANKVFLCYAGGSVLAGYETVNWGTGMLFDGSRLCVGDAFVYGGAVSLEIETYLANQVVLLFHARERCLWGNDSGHFHFQFGVGLKIILN, encoded by the coding sequence ATGAAAAGGGTATCTGTTATTATATGTATGTTTTTGTACTTTGTCCTGACGGACAAGGCACATGCCCAACGTTGCCTGCCCGGTACAAAAGGGCTGCGTATTACCGCCGGCATGACGGATGGCTTTCACACTGCGGACAAACGTAACGAGCTGGGTTACCATTTCGGGATGGGAATGGACAGGTATGTGAACGGCTGCCATAAGTGGGTATTCAGTGGCGAGTATCTCCAGAAGTATTATCCATACAAGGACATACGTGTCCCGGTTTCCCAATTCACTGCGGAAGGCGGCTATTATTATAATTTCCTTTCGGATGCCAACAAGGTGTTTCTCTGCTATGCCGGCGGTTCGGTGTTGGCGGGATATGAAACCGTGAATTGGGGCACAGGCATGCTGTTCGATGGTTCACGCCTGTGTGTCGGGGATGCATTTGTCTATGGCGGTGCGGTATCGCTGGAGATAGAAACCTACCTTGCCAACCAGGTGGTATTGCTGTTCCATGCCCGTGAGCGTTGCCTCTGGGGAAATGACAGCGGACACTTTCATTTCCAGTTCGGGGTGGGATTGAAAATTATTTTGAATTGA
- a CDS encoding site-specific integrase, with protein MKSTFKTLFYLKKNEPKKNGHVVIMVRITVDGDQVQFSSKLDIHPDNWDTKTGRAVINKQSADKKENLRVSSLNKTLDEIRSAITMHYTRMMNVDGYALPEKIRNAFLGLEEKEKTLISYFTQHNEQYAKKVGKTATQKTYSRYELTKQRMIEFLQKEYKLSDIPVKEITVTHIENFYLYLRQECEVSNNTAMKFVQRFHTILLFAQKSGLSFIDPFGNFRFNFDKTDRGYLTQEEIDTIYYKEFKSKRLEHVRDAFIFSCYTGLPYCDIYTLSSEDIKIGVDGKKWIMKDRGKTGVESFIPLLQIPLDILAKYEGKLKDGRLLPVISNQKMNEYLAEIAAICQINKRITYHLARHSFATEICLTKGVPIESVSKMLGHTNIQTTQIYARVVDRKLSHDMNMLDRKLKNMQKGTTQNAV; from the coding sequence ATGAAATCGACATTCAAGACACTCTTCTATTTAAAGAAGAACGAACCGAAGAAAAACGGTCATGTAGTAATAATGGTACGTATCACGGTGGACGGTGATCAGGTGCAATTCAGCAGCAAGTTGGATATACACCCCGATAACTGGGACACGAAAACGGGAAGAGCCGTCATCAACAAACAGAGTGCGGACAAGAAAGAAAACCTCAGGGTATCCTCACTTAACAAGACACTGGACGAGATACGTTCGGCCATCACCATGCACTACACACGCATGATGAACGTGGACGGTTACGCACTGCCGGAAAAAATCAGGAACGCATTCCTGGGATTGGAGGAAAAGGAGAAAACACTCATCAGTTACTTCACCCAGCACAATGAACAGTATGCAAAGAAGGTCGGCAAGACTGCCACGCAAAAGACCTATTCCCGCTACGAACTGACCAAGCAGCGGATGATAGAGTTCTTGCAAAAGGAATACAAGTTGTCGGACATTCCCGTGAAGGAAATCACCGTCACCCACATCGAGAACTTCTACCTTTATTTGCGTCAGGAATGTGAGGTAAGCAACAATACCGCCATGAAATTTGTACAACGTTTCCATACGATACTGTTGTTTGCCCAGAAAAGCGGATTGAGCTTCATTGATCCCTTCGGGAATTTCAGGTTCAATTTTGACAAGACCGACAGAGGGTATCTCACGCAGGAGGAAATTGACACGATCTATTATAAGGAGTTCAAATCAAAGCGGTTGGAACACGTGCGTGACGCTTTCATCTTTAGCTGTTATACCGGTTTGCCCTACTGTGACATCTATACGCTTTCAAGCGAGGACATAAAGATCGGGGTGGACGGCAAGAAGTGGATTATGAAAGACAGGGGTAAAACCGGCGTGGAATCATTCATTCCCCTACTGCAAATACCGTTGGATATTCTCGCCAAATACGAGGGCAAGTTGAAAGATGGAAGATTGCTTCCGGTAATCAGTAACCAGAAGATGAATGAATATTTGGCGGAGATAGCCGCAATTTGCCAAATCAACAAACGGATCACCTACCATCTCGCCCGGCATTCGTTCGCCACGGAAATCTGCCTTACCAAAGGCGTTCCCATTGAAAGCGTATCCAAGATGCTCGGACACACCAACATTCAGACCACACAGATTTATGCCCGTGTGGTGGACAGAAAGTTGAGCCATGACATGAATATGCTGGATCGAAAACTAAAAAATATGCAAAAAGGTACGACGCAAAACGCTGTATGA
- the traM gene encoding conjugative transposon protein TraM — protein MENLKNQERQPANAATSEKAEEKGQTPKQGKKEARPLTPEEMLKRKKMLVYPLFFLVFLGAMWLIFAPSDSDEPLREGFNVDVPMPEDKGLPSDKKTAYEQSAFEKKQKEKMNTLQDLAVSLEQEEPVADEVFLTEEDTDNGSPSIRSSANAYQDINRQLGSFYEIRPAEDDQKTLELEWRIQELERQAEEERKARENGEEQLRLMEKSYEMAARYMPGGGETKQVAVSSSTGKMPVCPVTQVAERVVSLLAAPLSDEEFARQYGKPRNMGFHTVGTVRSRTERNGIRACVYRTVTVSGSDGQEVGLRLLEPVQAGELYIPANTILTGTAKISGERMEITVSSVAFQGTILPVELDAYNTRGMKGIEVRGSQELTAVKEMAANMGSAMGSSINISSNAGAQLAADLGKGVIQGASQYLSTKFRSAKATLKADYELLLVSRQ, from the coding sequence ATGGAGAACCTAAAAAATCAGGAACGGCAACCGGCGAACGCTGCAACGTCTGAAAAAGCGGAAGAGAAAGGGCAAACGCCGAAACAGGGGAAGAAAGAGGCCAGACCTCTGACTCCGGAAGAGATGCTCAAACGAAAGAAGATGCTCGTGTATCCGTTGTTCTTTCTCGTGTTTCTGGGAGCGATGTGGCTGATATTCGCTCCTTCTGACAGCGACGAGCCATTAAGGGAGGGATTCAACGTGGATGTCCCGATGCCGGAGGACAAGGGGCTGCCGTCGGATAAAAAGACCGCCTACGAACAAAGTGCCTTTGAAAAGAAACAAAAGGAGAAAATGAACACGCTCCAGGATCTGGCGGTATCGCTGGAACAGGAAGAGCCGGTGGCGGACGAGGTATTCCTGACGGAAGAGGACACGGACAACGGCAGTCCGTCTATCCGTTCCTCCGCCAATGCCTATCAAGACATCAACCGGCAGTTAGGCAGTTTTTATGAAATACGGCCTGCGGAAGATGACCAGAAAACGCTGGAACTGGAATGGCGTATTCAGGAGCTGGAGCGTCAGGCGGAGGAAGAGCGCAAGGCCAGAGAAAACGGTGAGGAACAACTGCGGCTGATGGAGAAGTCCTACGAGATGGCGGCAAGATACATGCCGGGCGGTGGTGAAACCAAACAGGTCGCCGTGTCCTCCTCTACGGGTAAAATGCCGGTCTGCCCGGTTACGCAGGTAGCGGAACGGGTGGTTAGCCTGCTGGCCGCACCCTTGTCCGATGAAGAGTTCGCCAGACAGTACGGCAAGCCCAGAAACATGGGTTTCCACACGGTGGGGACAGTCCGGAGCCGTACGGAAAGGAACGGTATCCGTGCCTGCGTGTACAGGACGGTAACGGTTTCGGGCAGCGACGGTCAGGAGGTGGGACTCCGCCTGCTGGAGCCGGTGCAGGCCGGAGAGTTGTACATACCCGCCAACACGATACTGACCGGCACGGCGAAAATCAGCGGTGAACGCATGGAAATCACCGTTTCCTCGGTCGCCTTTCAGGGAACAATCCTGCCGGTGGAACTGGATGCTTATAATACGAGGGGCATGAAGGGCATTGAGGTCAGGGGATCGCAGGAGCTTACCGCCGTCAAGGAGATGGCGGCCAACATGGGTTCGGCAATGGGAAGCAGCATCAATATCTCCAGCAATGCCGGTGCACAGCTGGCTGCGGACTTGGGCAAAGGGGTGATACAGGGCGCATCGCAATACCTTTCCACAAAGTTCAGGAGTGCCAAGGCGACTTTGAAGGCGGATTACGAGCTATTGCTCGTGTCAAGACAATAA
- a CDS encoding DUF3872 domain-containing protein, with amino-acid sequence MKKMIESMIIAGGMLVALLYMTACSDKLDVQQMYEFDLATLPVQTTIVKGEEAEIRCQLVRSGEYQDTKYFIRYFQPTGKGELRMENGTVLLPNDLYLLPEETFRLYYRSFGTDQQKIDIYILDSFGQVVQKSFAFNNEAEDEKEDTE; translated from the coding sequence ATGAAAAAGATGATTGAAAGCATGATTATAGCAGGTGGTATGCTGGTAGCCTTGTTATATATGACCGCCTGTTCTGACAAATTGGACGTTCAGCAGATGTATGAGTTTGATCTGGCGACCTTGCCGGTGCAGACGACAATCGTAAAGGGCGAGGAAGCGGAAATCCGTTGTCAGCTCGTAAGAAGCGGCGAGTATCAGGACACCAAATACTTCATCAGGTACTTCCAACCGACAGGCAAAGGGGAGCTTCGCATGGAGAACGGTACGGTTTTGTTGCCGAACGACCTGTACCTGTTACCGGAAGAAACATTCAGGCTCTATTACAGGTCATTTGGCACAGACCAGCAGAAAATAGACATTTACATTCTTGATTCCTTCGGTCAGGTTGTGCAAAAGTCTTTTGCCTTTAATAATGAAGCGGAAGATGAAAAGGAGGATACCGAATGA
- the traN gene encoding conjugative transposon protein TraN, with protein sequence MKKVILMMAFAIGMTGAYAQKTVKVGKTGNDTEETADSGETGTTPLPDKEDARRSPSTGDLFDGLTRPVTFDRMVPPYALEVTFNKTVHLIFPAAIKYVDLGSADILAGKADGSENVLRVKAALRDFSRETNLAVITDDGSYYTFNVKYADEPAKLNIEMKDFIHDGEAVNRPNNSQEIYLTELGSESPLLVRLIMKSVYDNNKRLVKHIGCKRFGIQYILKGIYTHNGLLYFHMELKNASNVPFSVDFVTFKVVDKKVAKRTAIQEQVIVPLRAFNYVTAVDGKSTERTVFTLPKFTLPDDKQLVVEMNEQNGGRHQRFILTNAELIRARVINELKVK encoded by the coding sequence ATGAAAAAAGTAATTTTAATGATGGCTTTTGCCATTGGTATGACCGGTGCGTATGCACAAAAGACCGTGAAAGTGGGAAAGACGGGAAATGACACGGAAGAAACGGCGGATTCCGGAGAAACGGGAACCACGCCGCTGCCGGATAAGGAGGACGCAAGGCGCAGCCCGTCCACCGGTGATTTGTTTGACGGGCTGACACGTCCGGTGACATTCGACCGGATGGTTCCTCCATACGCCTTGGAGGTGACATTTAATAAAACTGTACACCTTATCTTCCCGGCTGCTATCAAGTATGTGGATCTGGGATCGGCTGACATTCTTGCCGGCAAAGCGGACGGTTCGGAGAACGTGCTTCGGGTGAAAGCGGCGTTGAGGGACTTCTCCCGTGAAACGAATCTGGCGGTGATCACGGATGACGGCAGCTATTATACATTCAACGTGAAGTATGCGGACGAGCCGGCCAAGCTGAATATCGAGATGAAAGACTTCATCCATGATGGCGAGGCGGTGAACCGGCCGAACAACTCGCAGGAAATCTACCTTACGGAACTCGGCAGCGAGTCCCCGCTGCTGGTACGGCTGATCATGAAGTCCGTCTATGACAACAACAAACGTCTGGTGAAGCATATCGGCTGCAAGCGCTTCGGTATCCAGTATATCCTGAAAGGGATTTATACGCACAACGGTCTGCTTTATTTCCATATGGAACTGAAAAACGCTTCCAACGTGCCATTCTCCGTTGACTTTGTCACTTTTAAGGTGGTGGATAAAAAGGTTGCAAAACGTACCGCCATTCAGGAACAGGTTATCGTGCCGCTTCGTGCCTTCAACTATGTGACGGCGGTTGACGGAAAGAGCACGGAACGGACGGTATTTACCCTGCCCAAATTCACCCTTCCGGATGACAAGCAGCTGGTTGTTGAGATGAACGAACAGAACGGGGGAAGGCATCAGCGGTTTATTCTGACCAACGCCGAGCTGATCCGTGCCAGAGTCATTAACGAGCTGAAGGTGAAATAG
- a CDS encoding AI-2E family transporter codes for MERKKITFDSFIRGSIGCVLVVGILMLVERLSGVLLPFFIAWLIAYMVYPLVKFFQYKLRLKSRIVSIFCSLFLITLVGVSLFYLLVPPMISEIGRMNDLLVTYLTNGAGNNVPKNLSEFIHENIDLQALNRILSEENILAAIKDTVPRVWALLAESLNILFSILASFIILLYVIFILLDYEVIAEGWLHLLPNKYRTFASNLVHDVQDGMNRYFRGQALVAFCVGILFSIGFLIIDFPMAIALGLFIGALNMVPYLQIIGFLPTVLLAILKAADTGENFWIIIACALAVFAIVQIIQDTFLVPKIMGKITGLNPAIILLSLSIWGSLMGMLGMIIALPLTTLMLSYYQRFIINKERIKYDEVETTDNQETSDKEEK; via the coding sequence ATGGAAAGAAAGAAGATAACATTCGACAGTTTTATACGTGGTTCCATCGGATGTGTACTGGTGGTAGGGATACTAATGCTTGTGGAACGGCTCAGCGGAGTGTTATTACCTTTCTTTATAGCCTGGCTGATCGCCTACATGGTTTATCCGTTAGTCAAGTTTTTCCAGTATAAGCTACGGTTAAAGAGCCGTATTGTTTCTATCTTCTGCTCCTTGTTTCTGATCACTCTTGTCGGAGTATCCTTATTTTATCTGTTGGTACCTCCCATGATTTCGGAAATAGGCAGGATGAATGACTTACTGGTAACCTACCTCACCAATGGAGCCGGGAATAATGTGCCCAAGAATCTTTCCGAATTCATTCATGAGAATATTGATCTTCAGGCGCTCAACCGTATATTAAGCGAAGAGAATATTCTTGCAGCCATCAAAGATACAGTGCCCAGAGTTTGGGCCCTGCTTGCGGAGTCGCTCAATATCCTGTTCAGCATTCTCGCCTCCTTTATCATATTACTATATGTAATCTTTATATTGCTGGATTATGAAGTCATAGCCGAAGGATGGCTGCATCTGCTGCCCAACAAGTATCGTACCTTCGCATCCAACCTCGTACATGATGTACAGGACGGCATGAATCGGTATTTCCGTGGTCAGGCACTGGTTGCCTTTTGTGTGGGGATTCTGTTCAGTATAGGCTTCCTTATTATCGATTTTCCGATGGCTATCGCTCTAGGGCTTTTCATTGGAGCGCTTAATATGGTTCCTTACCTGCAAATCATCGGTTTCCTCCCTACGGTCCTATTGGCGATCCTTAAAGCTGCCGATACGGGAGAGAATTTCTGGATTATCATTGCATGCGCACTGGCAGTCTTCGCCATCGTCCAAATTATACAGGATACTTTCCTCGTCCCCAAAATCATGGGAAAGATTACGGGGCTGAATCCTGCCATCATCCTTTTATCCCTTTCTATATGGGGTTCATTAATGGGAATGCTGGGCATGATCATTGCCTTGCCTCTGACTACTTTGATGCTTTCCTACTATCAACGCTTTATTATCAACAAAGAAAGAATAAAATATGATGAAGTAGAAACTACTGATAATCAAGAAACAAGCGATAAAGAGGAAAAATAA
- a CDS encoding SLOG family protein, with protein sequence MTMDITKSVAFTGHRSERILQVRMLYLYLDIVSQVKRLYSLGYRYFLSGMAEGFDLLAAQAVTALKAEYTDIRLIAVVPFSRQSNRYRPENKSLYDRIMKTADETVILREDYRKGCFHHRNDYLIDNSEIVLAYWDKQPYGGTYYTVGKARMVNRIIINLYK encoded by the coding sequence ATGACAATGGATATTACAAAATCAGTAGCGTTCACCGGACACCGTTCAGAGCGTATCCTCCAAGTCCGTATGCTGTATCTTTATCTGGATATAGTTTCGCAAGTGAAAAGGTTGTATAGTCTGGGCTATCGTTACTTTCTAAGCGGAATGGCGGAAGGCTTCGATTTGCTTGCAGCCCAAGCGGTAACTGCCCTTAAAGCGGAATACACGGACATTCGACTCATTGCCGTTGTGCCGTTCAGCCGGCAGTCAAACAGATACCGGCCGGAGAACAAGTCCTTATACGACCGGATAATGAAAACTGCCGATGAAACGGTCATTCTCCGAGAAGATTACCGCAAAGGCTGCTTCCACCACAGGAACGACTACCTGATTGACAACTCCGAGATTGTTTTAGCCTATTGGGACAAGCAGCCCTATGGCGGTACTTATTATACCGTAGGAAAAGCACGGATGGTGAACAGAATCATTATAAATCTTTATAAATAA
- a CDS encoding TraL conjugative transposon family protein translates to MNRLKKWIRYVPDRIDAGLRYLCGRMSPDVRLVCVVAMLTGFGCLSIYMTVSSIYRIGRHEGEQLQMEHIRRMELYRGINKDSINIKNQVDYGEPKKSGTATGERCNV, encoded by the coding sequence ATGAACCGATTGAAAAAATGGATCAGGTACGTGCCTGACAGGATAGACGCCGGACTCCGCTATCTGTGCGGACGGATGTCGCCCGATGTACGGCTCGTCTGCGTGGTGGCCATGCTCACCGGCTTCGGCTGTCTGTCGATATACATGACGGTATCTTCGATATACCGCATCGGCAGGCATGAGGGGGAGCAGTTGCAAATGGAGCATATCAGGCGGATGGAACTGTACAGGGGGATAAACAAGGATAGTATAAACATTAAAAATCAGGTGGATTATGGAGAACCTAAAAAATCAGGAACGGCAACCGGCGAACGCTGCAACGTCTGA
- a CDS encoding ribonucleotide-diphosphate reductase subunit beta, translating into MIENLTISVSFSEVEEAHISNYFRLSEMSGEFLIIQRSDNTFYFLCTNNCDIVSICQSFDWYIVSKDTFNDHLIIGIGLSDKESINGELYRVQDETTLTLWRDILHFTFESDFVRRFFPYNTHFKGKMRIDGALCFYIHDYYPTRCKDISVSDRKTSNLVFRFKEGRQAALVAKIFSLCIARMPFFKEKAANAVLIPIPAATRERNITRFARFCSLLSRRLKVVDGFRATWIKEDREQMKGTHGQDKLSNLIFHPDYFKGRDVFLIDDIISSGENFTQMKRKLIQLGAKSVTGLFLGKTIKSENQK; encoded by the coding sequence ATGATAGAAAACCTCACCATATCCGTATCCTTCAGCGAGGTGGAGGAAGCCCATATCAGCAACTATTTTCGCCTTTCCGAAATGTCCGGCGAGTTTCTGATTATCCAAAGGTCTGACAATACCTTCTACTTCCTTTGCACCAATAACTGTGACATCGTGAGCATCTGCCAATCTTTTGATTGGTATATTGTATCAAAAGACACTTTCAATGACCACCTGATAATCGGCATTGGTTTATCGGATAAAGAAAGTATCAACGGAGAACTCTATCGGGTACAGGATGAAACCACGCTCACCCTTTGGCGTGATATACTCCACTTTACTTTCGAGAGCGATTTCGTGCGCCGGTTCTTCCCATACAATACCCATTTCAAAGGCAAGATGCGTATCGACGGAGCCTTGTGTTTCTATATCCACGATTATTACCCGACCAGATGCAAGGACATATCGGTATCTGACAGAAAGACGAGCAATCTGGTATTTAGATTTAAAGAAGGACGACAAGCAGCCCTTGTCGCCAAGATCTTCTCGCTTTGTATCGCCCGGATGCCGTTCTTTAAGGAGAAAGCCGCCAACGCCGTGCTGATCCCCATACCAGCGGCAACCCGTGAACGGAACATCACCCGCTTCGCCCGTTTTTGCAGCCTTCTCTCACGTCGGCTTAAAGTCGTGGACGGATTTCGTGCCACATGGATAAAAGAAGACCGTGAGCAGATGAAAGGAACTCACGGACAAGACAAGTTATCCAACTTGATCTTTCACCCCGATTATTTTAAAGGCCGGGACGTATTTTTAATAGATGACATTATCTCTTCCGGCGAGAACTTCACGCAAATGAAACGAAAACTGATACAACTCGGTGCAAAATCCGTTACCGGTTTGTTTTTAGGTAAAACAATAAAGTCTGAAAATCAAAAGTAA
- a CDS encoding thymidine kinase, whose product MVLFSEDHIQETRRRGRIEVICGSMFSGKTEELIRRMKRAKFARQRVEIFKPAIDTRYSEEDVVSHDSHSIASTPIDSSASILLFTSEIDVVGIDEAQFFDDGLIDVCRQLANNGIRVIIAGLDMDFKGNPFGPMPQLCAIADEVSKVHAICVKCGDLASFSHRTVKNDKQVLLGETAEYEPLCRECYLRARGEDGQKI is encoded by the coding sequence ATGGTATTATTTTCAGAAGACCACATACAAGAGACCAGAAGAAGAGGTAGAATAGAGGTAATCTGCGGTTCAATGTTCTCCGGAAAGACGGAGGAATTGATTCGTAGGATGAAGAGAGCCAAGTTCGCACGCCAGCGTGTAGAGATATTCAAACCGGCCATCGACACCCGTTATTCGGAAGAAGACGTGGTATCACACGACAGTCATTCCATCGCGTCCACCCCTATCGATTCATCGGCTAGTATCCTGTTGTTCACTTCTGAAATAGATGTAGTCGGCATCGACGAAGCACAGTTCTTTGATGACGGACTGATTGACGTATGCAGGCAGCTTGCCAATAACGGCATCCGTGTCATCATCGCCGGACTGGATATGGACTTTAAAGGGAATCCCTTCGGACCGATGCCTCAATTATGTGCCATTGCCGATGAAGTTTCCAAAGTTCATGCGATCTGCGTGAAGTGCGGTGATCTGGCATCTTTCTCTCATCGTACCGTCAAGAATGACAAGCAGGTACTTCTAGGAGAGACAGCCGAATACGAGCCGCTTTGCAGGGAGTGCTACCTCCGTGCACGGGGAGAGGACGGACAGAAGATATAA
- a CDS encoding MarC family protein, which translates to MDSTLLPFALLCFTSFFTLTNPLGTMPVFLTMTHGMTDKERQTIVRRATIVSFITLMVFVFAGQFLFKFFGISTNGFRIAGGVIIFKIGFDMLQARYTPMKLKDEEIKTYADDISITPLGIPMLCGPGAIANAIVLMQDSHTYAMKGILIGTIALIYLLTFFILRASTRLVKVLGETGNNVMMRLMGLILMVIAVECFVSGAKPILADIVREGLSGICK; encoded by the coding sequence ATGGATAGTACGCTTCTGCCATTTGCCTTACTTTGTTTTACTTCGTTCTTTACGCTGACCAATCCTTTGGGGACAATGCCGGTCTTTCTGACCATGACACACGGAATGACAGATAAGGAGCGACAGACTATTGTGCGCCGTGCCACCATCGTGTCGTTTATAACGTTGATGGTGTTTGTCTTTGCCGGGCAGTTCCTTTTCAAATTCTTCGGTATCTCTACCAATGGTTTCCGTATTGCCGGCGGAGTAATTATCTTTAAGATTGGTTTTGATATGCTTCAGGCACGGTATACTCCGATGAAACTTAAAGACGAAGAGATTAAAACCTATGCCGATGACATCTCCATTACTCCTCTTGGAATTCCGATGTTGTGTGGTCCCGGGGCTATCGCTAACGCTATCGTTTTGATGCAGGACTCTCATACTTACGCCATGAAAGGTATATTGATCGGAACAATCGCTTTGATTTATCTGTTGACGTTCTTCATTCTCCGTGCTTCCACCCGACTGGTGAAAGTACTGGGAGAGACCGGAAATAATGTGATGATGCGTTTGATGGGATTGATTCTGATGGTGATTGCAGTGGAATGCTTTGTGAGTGGAGCGAAGCCGATATTGGCGGATATTGTGAGAGAAGGGCTGAGCGGTATCTGCAAGTAG
- a CDS encoding YjjG family noncanonical pyrimidine nucleotidase translates to MKYKNLFFDLDDTIWAFSRNARDTFEEVYQKYSFDRYFDSFDHYYTLYQRRNTELWLEYGEGKVTKEELNRQRFFYPLQAVGVEDEALAERFSEDFFAIIPTKSGLMPHAKEVLEYLAPQYNLYILSNGFRELQSRKMRSAGVDRYFKKIILSEDLGVLKPRPEIFHFALSATQSELRESLMIGDSWEADITGAHGVGMHQAFYNVTERTVFPFQPTYHIHSLKELMNLL, encoded by the coding sequence ATGAAATATAAAAATCTCTTTTTTGACCTGGATGACACCATCTGGGCTTTCTCACGAAATGCACGCGACACCTTTGAAGAAGTATATCAGAAATATTCATTTGACCGCTATTTTGATTCATTCGATCATTATTACACACTGTATCAACGACGCAATACTGAACTCTGGCTTGAATATGGAGAGGGAAAGGTGACAAAGGAGGAACTGAACCGCCAGCGTTTTTTTTATCCCTTACAGGCAGTAGGAGTGGAGGATGAGGCTTTGGCAGAACGTTTCTCGGAAGATTTCTTTGCCATTATTCCTACCAAAAGCGGCCTGATGCCCCATGCCAAAGAAGTGTTGGAGTATCTTGCGCCGCAATATAATCTGTATATCCTTTCCAATGGTTTCCGCGAACTGCAGTCGCGCAAGATGCGTTCGGCAGGAGTAGATCGTTATTTTAAGAAGATCATTCTTTCGGAGGACCTCGGCGTATTGAAACCCCGGCCCGAAATCTTTCATTTTGCTTTATCTGCCACCCAGTCCGAGTTACGCGAATCGTTAATGATCGGTGACAGTTGGGAAGCCGATATTACCGGAGCGCATGGGGTAGGCATGCATCAGGCTTTCTATAATGTGACGGAACGAACCGTCTTTCCTTTTCAGCCTACCTATCATATCCATTCACTGAAAGAATTAATGAATTTATTGTAG